One Apis cerana isolate GH-2021 linkage group LG15, AcerK_1.0, whole genome shotgun sequence DNA window includes the following coding sequences:
- the LOC107997424 gene encoding glutathione S-transferase 1-1-like isoform X2: MSLDLYYTPVSSPCRAVLLAAEAIGISLNLKEIDIFANEHLKPEYEQLNPQKTVPFLVDGDYKLTESRAIMSYLADQYGKNVRLYPQTPIGRALVNHRLHFDIGTLYRGMKDYYYPVAFGKTKDYNPECYKILEGAFDVLNIFLDGQDYAAGRNLTIADLALAATVSTAEVSESNV; encoded by the exons ATGTCGTTGGATTTGTATTACACGCCTGTAAGTTCACCTTGCAGGGCAGTCCTCTTGGCTGCGGAAGCTATCGGTATCTCCTTAAATTTGAAggaaatcgatatatttgcAAACGAACATTTGAAACCGGAATATGAACAG TTAAATCCGCAGAAAACTGTTCCATTTCTCGTAGACGGTGATTACAAATTAACGGAAAG TCGAGCTATTATGTCGTATTTAGCCGATCAATATGGTAAAAACGTTCGCCTATATCCACAAACACCAATTGGTCGAGCTTTAGTCAATCACAGATTACATTTTGATATCGGTACTCTGTATAGAGGCATGAAGGATTATTAC tATCCAGTCGCGTTTGGAAAGACAAAGGATTATAATCCTGAATGTTATAAGATACTCGAAGGCGCGTTTGACGTTCTGAATATATTTCTGGATGGGCAAGATTATGCCGCTGGACGCAATTTAACTATCGCTGATCTCGCTTTAGCTGCCACTGTATCGACAGCAGAGGTATCAGAAAGCAATGTTTAA
- the LOC107997424 gene encoding glutathione S-transferase 1-1-like isoform X1 translates to MSLDLYYTPVSSPCRAVLLAAEAIGISLNLKEIDIFANEHLKPEYEQLNPQKTVPFLVDGDYKLTESRAIMSYLADQYGKNVRLYPQTPIGRALVNHRLHFDIGTLYRGMKDYYYPVAFGKTKDYNPECYKILEGAFDVLNIFLDGQDYAAGRNLTIADLALAATVSTAEIFGFEVERYTNVDKWMNRIKSLAPGYRKANGEGLEMLKKLIEDFKKN, encoded by the exons ATGTCGTTGGATTTGTATTACACGCCTGTAAGTTCACCTTGCAGGGCAGTCCTCTTGGCTGCGGAAGCTATCGGTATCTCCTTAAATTTGAAggaaatcgatatatttgcAAACGAACATTTGAAACCGGAATATGAACAG TTAAATCCGCAGAAAACTGTTCCATTTCTCGTAGACGGTGATTACAAATTAACGGAAAG TCGAGCTATTATGTCGTATTTAGCCGATCAATATGGTAAAAACGTTCGCCTATATCCACAAACACCAATTGGTCGAGCTTTAGTCAATCACAGATTACATTTTGATATCGGTACTCTGTATAGAGGCATGAAGGATTATTAC tATCCAGTCGCGTTTGGAAAGACAAAGGATTATAATCCTGAATGTTATAAGATACTCGAAGGCGCGTTTGACGTTCTGAATATATTTCTGGATGGGCAAGATTATGCCGCTGGACGCAATTTAACTATCGCTGATCTCGCTTTAGCTGCCACTGTATCGACAGCAGAG ATTTTCGGTTTCGAAGTGGAGAGATATACTAATGTTGATAAATGGATGAACAGAATAAAATCACTCGCACCGGGTTATCGTAAAGCTAATGGCGAAGGATTAGAAAtgttaaagaaattgattgaagattttaaaaagaactaa
- the LOC107997455 gene encoding pyridoxal phosphate homeostasis protein yields MAELIANLKVVKNKITVASGRRPAEYKYFEPRLVAVSKLKPVELIVDAYKAGQRHFGENYVNELLEKGNDPSILETCTNIHWHFIGHLQRNKVNKLLSVPNLYVIETIDNEKLASAVNTSWINYRKDENLKLKVMVQVNTSKEQEKNGCEITNVCSLVQHIIANCKNLEFIGLMTIGMFGYDYSKEPNPDFLCLKECRENVSKQLNIDLKQIELSMGMSNDYEHAVELGSTNVRVGTAIFGERPKKNI; encoded by the exons atggcaGAATTAATAGCGAATTTAAAAgtggtaaaaaataaaattactgttGCTTCTGGTAGAAGACCAGca gagtataaatattttgaaccaCGTTTAGTAGCTGTGAGTAAATTAAAACCAGTTGAATTAATTGTTGATGCTTATAAAGCTGGTCAAAGACATTTTGgagaaaattatgttaatgaattattagaaaaaggaaacgatccAAGTATTTTGGAAACATGTACAAATATACATTGGCATTTTATTGGCCATCTTCAAcgtaataaagtaaataagttATTAAGTGTTCCCAATTTATATGTGATTGAAACAATAGACAATGAAAAACTTGCATCAGCAGTAAATACTTCTTGGATTAATTATaggaaagatgaaaatttaaaattaaaagtgatGGTACAAGTTAATACTAGTAAAGAACaag aaaagaaTGGTTGTGAAATTACAAATGTTTGTTCTCTTGTTCAGCATATTATTGCTAATTgtaagaatttagaatttataggTCTTATGACAATAGGCATGTTTGGATATGATTACAGTAAAGAACCAAATCCTgattttttatgtttgaaaGAATGCAgagaaaatgtttcaaaacaattaaatattgatttaaaacaaattgaattatcAATGGGAATGTCAAATGATTATGAACATGCG gtGGAATTAGGAAGTACTAATGTTAGAGTTGGTACTGCCATATTTGGAGAAAGaccaaaaaagaatatttaa
- the LOC107997457 gene encoding NADH-ubiquinone oxidoreductase subunit 8 isoform X1: MTFLKTVQPDIITGLKLFQTYPKILNVPLRRTKYYTVYTEENKENFLDNAVNRSFFLEIIRGLGITMSHFFTEPATINYPFEKGPLSPRFRGEHALRRYPSGEERCIACKLCEAICPAQAITIEAEERADGSRRTTRYDIDMTKCIYCGFCQEACPVDAIVEGPNFEFSTETHEELLYNKEKLLNNGDKWESEIASNIHADYLYR; the protein is encoded by the exons atgacatttttaaaaactgtACAACCAG atattattacaggtttaaaattatttcaaacatatccaaaaattttaaatgtacctTTACGTCGAACTAAATATTATACCGTTTACACagaggaaaataaagaaaattttcttgataatGCGGTAAATAGATCATTCTTCTTAGAAATCATACGAGGTTTAGGAATTACAATGTCACATTTCTTTACTGAACCTGCAACAATAAACTATCCTTTTGAAAAAGGCCCTTTGAGTCCAAGATTTAGAGGTGAACATGCATTAAGAag ATATCCATCAGGAGAAGAAAGATGTATTGCATGTAAATTATGTGAAGCTATTTGTCCAGCACAAGCAATTACTATTGAAGCAGAGGAGAGAGCCGATGGATCTCGTCGTACAACAAGATATGATATAGATATgacaaaatgtatatattgtgGATTTTGTCAAGAAGCTTGTCCAGTGGATGCAATTGTAGAG ggTCCCAACTTCGAATTTTCCACAGAGACACATGAagagttattatataataaagaaaaactattaaataatgGAGATAAATGGGAATCAGAAATTGCTAGCAATATTCATGCTGATTATctctatcgataa
- the LOC107997457 gene encoding NADH-ubiquinone oxidoreductase subunit 8 isoform X2 — protein MTFLKTVQPGLKLFQTYPKILNVPLRRTKYYTVYTEENKENFLDNAVNRSFFLEIIRGLGITMSHFFTEPATINYPFEKGPLSPRFRGEHALRRYPSGEERCIACKLCEAICPAQAITIEAEERADGSRRTTRYDIDMTKCIYCGFCQEACPVDAIVEGPNFEFSTETHEELLYNKEKLLNNGDKWESEIASNIHADYLYR, from the exons atgacatttttaaaaactgtACAACCAG gtttaaaattatttcaaacatatccaaaaattttaaatgtacctTTACGTCGAACTAAATATTATACCGTTTACACagaggaaaataaagaaaattttcttgataatGCGGTAAATAGATCATTCTTCTTAGAAATCATACGAGGTTTAGGAATTACAATGTCACATTTCTTTACTGAACCTGCAACAATAAACTATCCTTTTGAAAAAGGCCCTTTGAGTCCAAGATTTAGAGGTGAACATGCATTAAGAag ATATCCATCAGGAGAAGAAAGATGTATTGCATGTAAATTATGTGAAGCTATTTGTCCAGCACAAGCAATTACTATTGAAGCAGAGGAGAGAGCCGATGGATCTCGTCGTACAACAAGATATGATATAGATATgacaaaatgtatatattgtgGATTTTGTCAAGAAGCTTGTCCAGTGGATGCAATTGTAGAG ggTCCCAACTTCGAATTTTCCACAGAGACACATGAagagttattatataataaagaaaaactattaaataatgGAGATAAATGGGAATCAGAAATTGCTAGCAATATTCATGCTGATTATctctatcgataa